From the genome of Sediminibacter sp. Hel_I_10:
CAATACCTCAAATTATATAAATGATTATGGAGGTTCACCTGGAGCAGATTGTGGATCTACCTTTGGATACCTTAATGGGGATGATGTTGTATATGCGTATTCACCAGATAGTGATACTTCTGTAGATATTGAATTATCTGAAATCACAGATAATTATACGGGTGTTTTTGTTTATACAGATTGTGCTAATATTGGTACTGCTTGTGAAACAGGAGCAACAAATAGTTTTTCACTAGATGATTTACTTATTGATAACTTTACCGTTTTAGCTGGAGAAACATATTATATCGTTATTTCAACTTGGGCAGCGCCTCAAACAACGGGTTACACCTTAACAATTACTGAAAATACCTGTATTGATCCAGAAGCTAATTTTGAAGTGGTTTCAGATTGCGTCAACGGACCTCAATTTTTTGTTGACGTAGATGTTACAAATTTAGGATCTGCTGGTTCGGTCACAGTTACTGATGATCAAGGGAGTACTCCCGAAACCGTAACCGCTACGGGCGTTGTTACTTTTGGTCCCTATGCAAATAATACGCCGGTGATTTTCACATTAGAAAATGATGATGATGCCAATTGCCTTATTACGAGTGCAGCGCAAAACCAAGAATTTTGCTTAGATACTGTTGTAGATTGTAATGCAGGACCAATTAGTGCTTTTTATTGTTATTCAGCTAATGACACCAATCAATTTTCATATACAAGTACTGATGGATCACCAATTAGATTGACCATTGATTCTGGTCAAGTTGAAGGCGCTCCTTTTGATTTTCTTGTCATTTTAGACTCAGATGGAGTTACAGAACTTTATAACGGTGAAGGGAATGATGGCGATATTTCAGGTTTAACTTTTCAATCTACTGGCGACACTATATTTTTTCAAATAACGTCTGATGGTTCAGTAAGTTGTCAGAATGGTTTTGGAGATTTAGCTAATGGTATCGCATATACGGTCACTTGCGCTACTTGCGTAAATCCTCAAGCTACTTTTGAAGTGGTGGGAGACTGTCTTGTTGCACCACAGTTCTTTGTAGATGTGGACATCACAGACATAGGATCTGCAACATCATTAACAGTCACAGATAATCAAGGAAGTACGGCAGAAGTTGTAAGTGCTGCTGGTATAGTTACTTTTGGACCATATGTAAACAATACTAACGTTCAAATCACCATAGCTAATGATGATGATGTTAATTGCGTTATCTCAAGCAATACACTTACGCAAGAAATTTGTTTAGAGAATCTAGTAGATTGTACGGCTGGTCCAGTTAGTGCCTTTTACTGTTACGAAAGCAATGATACTAACTTGTTTTCTTATACAAGTTCAGATGGCAACCCACTCAACCTTACCTTCAATTCGGGAGAAATAGAAGGTGCGCCTTTTGATTTCTTGGTAGTTTTAGATTCAGATGGAGTTACAGAACTGTATAATGATGAAGGCAACGATGGAGATTTATCTGGCCTTACATTTCAATCAACAGGTGATACTATTTTTTTTCAAATAACGTCTGACGGTTCTGTGGCTTGTCAGAATGGTTTTGGAGATTTGGCAAATGGCTTAAATTACACAGTCTCATGTGCCACTTGTATAAATCCTGCTGCCTCTTATCAAATCATAGACGATTGTGATAATGGTGAGCAGTTTTTAATAGATGTTAATATTACCACCTTAGGTGACGCAACATCATTGACCATTTCAAATAACCTAAACGGCGATACAACCCCTGTAACTGCTACAGGAGTGTATCAAGTTGGTCCGTTTCCTTTTTTAACTGATGTTGTTATTACAGTGAGTAACGATCAAGATGTCAATTGTGTTATAAATAGTAGTGCAATTCAACTTGCCGCATGTCCTCCAGATAATGATAACCCTTGTAATGCTACTGTTGTAGGTGTTAATGAAGGCAATGACTGTGATATTATAGCATCTGGAACCTTATTAGAGGCTACACCATCTGGAATTGCTCCAGGCACATGTACGGGTAATGCAAATGATGATGTTTGGTTTCAATTCGTAGCTACAAGCGAGGTTCACTTAATTACTTTTGATAATATCGATAGTAGTGGCTTTTTTGAAGATTTAGATCATGCTGTTTATAGTGGTTCATGTGATACACCTATAGAAGTATACTGTTCAACTGCAAATGCCAGCGTAACACCAGAGTTGGTTGTTGGAGAAACCTATTTTATTAGAGTCTTCTCTGCAGGCGCTGATCCTGTAGATTATACTTTTGATCTTTGTATTCGTCCAGGTACTGGTAATGTGTCTGTAGATCAAGACACCTATACTGTAGAAGAATTAGTCACAGATGTTTTGATTGGTTTGGATTGTGCTGAAATCACAAATATAACATTCTCTACTGGTACCAATTTTGGTAGCACCAATGGGATTGGATATTTTTCTGCTGGAGAGGGAGACTTTCCTTTTACAGAAGGGCTTTTATTGACAACTGGTGATGCTAGCAGAGCTGGGGGTCCAAATGTCAACACCTTGAGTGATGGTGGGTTTAACTGGCCTGGAGATGCAGATTTGGATGGTATTTTAGACGGTTCAAGTACAACTAATGCTTCTATAATCGAATTCGATTTTGTTGCTTATGCAAATGAAATTAGTTTTGATTTCTTAATGGCTTCCGAAGAATACAATGGTAGTACTGGAGGTAGTTTTGAGTGTAATTTCTCAGATGCATTCGCCTTTTTATTAACAGATGAAGATGGCGTAACCACAAACCTTGCGGTGTTACCTGGAACTACAACGCCAATTTTAGTAACTAACATACACCCAGAGAACCCTGGTTGTGCGGCAATAAACGAGGAATATTTTGGGGGTTATACACCTCAAAATTTACCTCCAATTTCTTTTGATGGCAGAACTACAGTTTTTACTGCGTTCTCCGAAGTTAATCTAGGGGACACTTATCATATCAAATTGGTTATTGGTGATGCCTCCCAATTTGGAGGTGATACAGCATTCGATTCAGGAGTGTTTTTGAAAGCAGGTAGTTTTGATATTGGTCAGATTGATTTAGGAGCAGATATAACTGTTGAAGCAGGTACTGCAACTTGTGATAATCAACCAAATACAATTCAGACTACAGCTGATAATGTGGCTCATGTATGGTTTAAAGATGGTTTTGTTATTGAAGGAGAAACTACAAATGTATTAACGGTTACAGAAGCAGGAACTTATACGGTTCAGATTATCTTTTCTTCTCAGTGCATTGTTTCAGATGAAATCATTGTTGAATTTTTACCAACTCCTGAAATACCAGCTGCACCAGATGACATTTTTGAATGCGCAGCAGGAGACATAGCAACTTTTGATTTAGATGAAAACAATGCTTCTATTTTGGGAGAACAGAGTCCTAATGATTTTACAATTACGCATTATCCTACTGAAGAAGATGCTAATAATGGTACAAACCCATTAATGTCGCCTTACACCAATATCTCAAATCCACAAGTGATTTATGTGAGACTTGAAAATAATATTACGGGCTGCTTCTCTATAAGTAATTTTAATTTGATAATCTCAGATCCTGTTGCTCCTGGTGTAGCCGATGATCTTTTTGAATGTTCAGCTACCAATACAGCGATTTTTGATTTAACTCAAAATGATGACGCCGTGTTAGGGGGGCAAGCTCCTGGAGATTTTATCATTACG
Proteins encoded in this window:
- a CDS encoding choice-of-anchor L domain-containing protein gives rise to the protein MKKITLLIVFLLSVMLIEAQTYVDEDFDTEIPATWTVTDEGAATDDSWISGQKNGQSLDGSNGALVDSDANGNGTQLIETLTSPVFDATSAVNLFLDFDQYYQNIGADSAIVEVFDGTTWIEVLNQTATIGIWNNPNQQHINLTAYANANMQVRFVYNDGNTWAWQWMVDNVLIYNSTCNFPSEGVAGNINVTTADLSWTPGGSESSWEIINQEQGGPSPTDADSGTATTENPYQVSDLVEGTNYEFYVRADCGADGTSLWAGPFTYRVSGPGETCEAPIMVTTPLPYVTTDNTSNYINDYGGSPGADCGSTFGYLNGDDVVYAYSPDSDTSVDIELSEITDNYTGVFVYTDCANIGTACETGATNSFSLDDLLIDNFTVLAGETYYIVISTWAAPQTTGYTLTITENTCIDPEANFEVVSDCVNGPQFFVDVDVTNLGSAGSVTVTDDQGSTPETVTATGVVTFGPYANNTPVIFTLENDDDANCLITSAAQNQEFCLDTVVDCNAGPISAFYCYSANDTNQFSYTSTDGSPIRLTIDSGQVEGAPFDFLVILDSDGVTELYNGEGNDGDISGLTFQSTGDTIFFQITSDGSVSCQNGFGDLANGIAYTVTCATCVNPQATFEVVGDCLVAPQFFVDVDITDIGSATSLTVTDNQGSTAEVVSAAGIVTFGPYVNNTNVQITIANDDDVNCVISSNTLTQEICLENLVDCTAGPVSAFYCYESNDTNLFSYTSSDGNPLNLTFNSGEIEGAPFDFLVVLDSDGVTELYNDEGNDGDLSGLTFQSTGDTIFFQITSDGSVACQNGFGDLANGLNYTVSCATCINPAASYQIIDDCDNGEQFLIDVNITTLGDATSLTISNNLNGDTTPVTATGVYQVGPFPFLTDVVITVSNDQDVNCVINSSAIQLAACPPDNDNPCNATVVGVNEGNDCDIIASGTLLEATPSGIAPGTCTGNANDDVWFQFVATSEVHLITFDNIDSSGFFEDLDHAVYSGSCDTPIEVYCSTANASVTPELVVGETYFIRVFSAGADPVDYTFDLCIRPGTGNVSVDQDTYTVEELVTDVLIGLDCAEITNITFSTGTNFGSTNGIGYFSAGEGDFPFTEGLLLTTGDASRAGGPNVNTLSDGGFNWPGDADLDGILDGSSTTNASIIEFDFVAYANEISFDFLMASEEYNGSTGGSFECNFSDAFAFLLTDEDGVTTNLAVLPGTTTPILVTNIHPENPGCAAINEEYFGGYTPQNLPPISFDGRTTVFTAFSEVNLGDTYHIKLVIGDASQFGGDTAFDSGVFLKAGSFDIGQIDLGADITVEAGTATCDNQPNTIQTTADNVAHVWFKDGFVIEGETTNVLTVTEAGTYTVQIIFSSQCIVSDEIIVEFLPTPEIPAAPDDIFECAAGDIATFDLDENNASILGEQSPNDFTITHYPTEEDANNGTNPLMSPYTNISNPQVIYVRLENNITGCFSISNFNLIISDPVAPGVADDLFECSATNTAIFDLTQNDDAVLGGQAPGDFIITYHASEDDANNDTGALNSPYTNVSNPQVIYVRLESAVSSGCYSVSTFNIATEAPTHTAASIEYAECDNEDDGFADFNLESQNANVLNGQDPAQYIVTYHATQADADSGANDLVSPYESTGETIFVRVESVNYAQCYVTNTMNLVFGIDPVTSFTEDFDYEVCPDATSPILIEATPENYDVSEVSIRWFRDGQPDPIDGETSLTLPVLEGDTYTIEVTFNETGCLSYQDIDVITLESCVIPQGISPGNNDGLNDEFDLSNFRVAKIEIFNRYGTQVFEKNNYTDEWYGQDMNGNELPVGTYFYSILFEDGERTTGWVYVQREK